The following proteins are encoded in a genomic region of Nitrospiraceae bacterium:
- a CDS encoding threonine-phosphate decarboxylase produces MYHGAHSCRVTSHGDGLWDTGYGDHGLGSVVTHPVVHGGRVYQIAKALGRPVDSFLDFSASINPFGPPSSVLEAMQQALPSCGHYPDPSAEDLRMRLAKEHGISSDSIVLGNGSSELIRILPLALSLCQGYVAGPTFMEYEASLDIAGARCTYVLATSGDKYVPPLKQLSLLVDRIRCAGSQKKAFRNEESSAAVFVCNPNSPTGRAVTARSLRTLYRQIEQAGLWMVVDEAFIDFCPSHSLIKEIPNARRLLILRSFTKFYGMPGIRLGYLVGAPETVNTIRRLLPPWSVSHFAQEAGVAALNDVKFRQRSVKYMQQERQRFMTALREVPGLRIIPASANFVMVELPSKCVTVSLVSRLTQQGILVRDCRTFSGIHQPSLRLAIRYPRDNNKVIQALKEALRDNCNQEPADGELAE; encoded by the coding sequence ATGTACCATGGTGCTCATTCCTGTCGCGTTACAAGTCATGGGGATGGCCTATGGGATACTGGTTATGGGGATCATGGCTTGGGTAGTGTGGTGACCCACCCGGTTGTGCACGGGGGGCGGGTTTATCAAATTGCAAAAGCGCTTGGCCGGCCGGTGGACTCCTTTTTGGATTTCAGTGCCAGTATTAATCCGTTTGGTCCACCCTCCTCAGTGTTGGAGGCGATGCAGCAAGCCTTACCTTCCTGCGGACATTATCCCGATCCATCGGCTGAAGATTTGCGCATGCGCCTGGCCAAAGAGCATGGAATCTCATCGGACTCGATTGTGTTGGGTAACGGGTCGTCTGAATTGATTCGGATCTTACCTTTGGCTCTGTCTCTTTGCCAGGGATATGTCGCTGGTCCTACGTTCATGGAGTATGAGGCGTCTCTTGATATAGCGGGTGCGCGCTGTACGTATGTCCTGGCTACGTCCGGGGACAAGTATGTTCCTCCCCTGAAACAGCTTTCGCTTCTGGTGGACCGTATCCGCTGCGCCGGTTCTCAGAAGAAAGCGTTCAGAAACGAAGAATCATCTGCGGCTGTATTTGTTTGTAATCCGAACAGTCCGACAGGAAGAGCGGTGACGGCACGATCTCTTCGAACGCTCTATCGGCAAATTGAACAAGCCGGGCTTTGGATGGTGGTTGACGAGGCCTTCATTGATTTTTGCCCCTCCCATTCCCTCATCAAAGAAATTCCGAACGCCAGACGATTGCTTATCCTCAGAAGTTTTACGAAATTTTATGGTATGCCCGGAATTCGTCTCGGGTACTTGGTGGGGGCGCCGGAGACGGTTAACACAATCCGTCGGCTGCTTCCTCCCTGGTCGGTCAGCCATTTTGCGCAAGAGGCCGGTGTCGCGGCGTTAAATGACGTCAAGTTTCGACAGCGAAGTGTGAAGTATATGCAACAGGAACGACAACGATTTATGACGGCGTTACGTGAAGTCCCTGGACTGCGGATTATTCCGGCATCCGCGAATTTTGTGATGGTGGAGTTGCCTTCAAAATGTGTAACAGTCAGTCTTGTTTCACGGCTGACACAACAGGGAATTCTCGTCCGTGATTGTCGGACCTTTTCCGGAATACATCAGCCGTCACTTCGCCTTGCCATTCGCTACCCACGTGATAATAATAAGGTAATCCAGGCCTTAAAAGAGGCATTACGGGACAACTGCAATCAGGAACCGGCAGATGGAGAATTGGCTGAATAA
- a CDS encoding non-heme iron oxygenase ferredoxin subunit, which produces MPLNFHPVAKIQDLPPGTCQSIELQDHGIALFNVEGVVYALDNTCPHAGGPLGEGFVEGNFVECPWHGWKFDIKTGVCQKNPSPSWNVPCYEVQVVDGVIHVAPPTTENRQL; this is translated from the coding sequence ATGCCCTTGAACTTTCATCCAGTTGCCAAGATTCAAGATCTCCCTCCAGGCACTTGTCAAAGCATTGAGCTCCAGGATCACGGCATTGCCTTATTTAATGTCGAAGGAGTGGTTTATGCCCTGGATAATACCTGTCCACATGCCGGAGGGCCACTGGGAGAAGGATTTGTAGAGGGCAACTTCGTCGAATGCCCCTGGCACGGATGGAAATTTGATATCAAAACCGGGGTTTGCCAAAAAAACCCGAGCCCGAGCTGGAACGTGCCGTGTTATGAAGTACAGGTGGTTGATGGCGTCATTCACGTCGCCCCACCAACAACTGAGAATAGGCAATTATAA
- a CDS encoding HNH endonuclease — MTLLLNATYEPLRVVHWQKAINLLWQGKVEVLEFYDRDIRGVSISFKLPSVMRLLNMVKLRSNHHAVKFSRINIFTRDGYTCQYCYTRFRTEELTFDHVVPIAKGGKKTWENIVTACWRCNNRKSGRVPHEAGMKLLKEPVKPKWTPRLTLMIGIRHAPESWRDYLYWNVELDADS, encoded by the coding sequence ATGACTCTCCTACTCAATGCTACCTACGAGCCATTGCGAGTTGTGCACTGGCAAAAAGCCATCAATTTGTTATGGCAAGGAAAAGTCGAAGTCCTTGAATTTTATGATCGGGATATTCGAGGGGTGTCCATTTCCTTTAAATTGCCTTCCGTGATGCGTCTTCTCAACATGGTCAAGCTTCGTTCGAATCATCATGCGGTGAAATTTTCTCGTATTAATATTTTTACCCGTGACGGGTACACCTGCCAATATTGCTATACACGGTTTCGCACCGAAGAATTGACGTTTGATCATGTGGTGCCAATTGCCAAAGGTGGGAAGAAAACATGGGAAAACATTGTGACGGCGTGTTGGCGATGTAATAACCGGAAAAGCGGGCGTGTTCCCCATGAGGCAGGCATGAAATTACTTAAGGAACCCGTCAAGCCAAAGTGGACTCCACGGCTGACCCTCATGATCGGCATCCGCCACGCCCCGGAAAGTTGGCGGGATTACTTATACTGGAATGTGGAATTGGATGCGGATTCCTAA